From the Montipora capricornis isolate CH-2021 chromosome 2, ASM3666992v2, whole genome shotgun sequence genome, one window contains:
- the LOC138039119 gene encoding uncharacterized protein, which produces MASNITGICLLILTICQLSEARMVHRRPALDMRRNFQKWLNDISKDEMSISKFEALMKPGSDEKHASLDKEREQIEKCVRGSPCGENGNGYEHEKFRVKEQSENGDKNRIENDDAPKKFNAKKPYCPIGLWCINEQKRGYENSDTLDRCPPGLWCKRNRIKWAAKDLFTKQPKKRERERLCQSGHQCSVQREEDDAVADALKRCPPGLWCKRNQEVTNVDKTSCPIGLKCSSKREAGFESYTSLQNCPPGLWCKRDEFFAKEGTAKAKGTTEECPDGLKCSDQRLMSPENLEILGECPPGFVCQGSFSSGDGLIKEQSNNPEEDNLHCSSGTWCAVKRDVSNIVHNNLERCPPGLWCKRNTEKIHRVSSKQGDDNDPWQSLQTQGLNLN; this is translated from the coding sequence ATGGCTTCAAATATCACTGGTATTTGCTTGTTAATCCTAACCATTTGTCAATTAAGCGAAGCAAGAATGGTGCATCGTAGGCCGGCACTCGACATGAGAAGAAATTTCCAGAAATGGTTGAATGATATTTCGAAAGATGAGATGTCTATATCAAAGTTTGAAGCGCTGATGAAGCCAGGAAGTGACGAGAAGCACGCAAGTTTAGACAAAGAAAGGGAACAAATAGAGAAATGTGTGCGTGGATCGCCGTGTGGAGAAAACGGCAACGGCTACGAACACGAAAAGTTTAGGGTAAAAGAGCAGTCGGAAAACGGCGACAAAAATCGGATAGAAAACGATGACGCACCCAAAAAGTTCAACGCAAAAAAACCTTATTGTCCCATTGGGTTATGGTgcattaatgaacaaaaacgtGGCTACGAGAATTCAGACACATTGGACCGATGCCCTCCCGGATTGTGGTGTAAGAGAAACAGGATAAAATGGGCTGCCAAAGATCTATTCACCAAGCAAcccaaaaaaagagagagagaaaggcTCTGCCAAAGTGGTCATCAGTGTTCAGTGCAGAGAGAAGAGGACGACGCCGTGGCTGATGCCCTGAAGAGATGTCCGCCAGGTTTATGGTGCAAACGAAACCAAGAAGTAACAAACGTTGATAAAACAAGCTGTCCGATAGGTTTAAAGTGTTCCTCTAAGAGAGAGGCGGGATTTGAATCATATACATCATTACAAAACTGCCCACCAGGGTTGTGGTGTAAGAGAGACGAGTTTTTTGCCAAAGAGGGTACCGCTAAGGCAAAAGGCACGACAGAAGAATGCCCAGATGGATTGAAGTGTTCCGATCAACGACTAATGAGCCCCGAGAATTTGGAAATTCTTGGTGAATGTCCTCCTGGTTTCGTGTGCCAGGGTAGCTTTTCAAGTGGCGATGGTCTCATCAAGGAACAAAGTAACAACCCCGAAGAGGACAATCTACACTGTTCATCTGGTACCTGGTGCGCAGTTAAACGGGATGTGTCAAACATAGTGCACAACAACTTGGAAAGATGTCCTCCAGGCTTGTGGTGCAAGCGAAATACAGAAAAAATCCATCGTGTCTCCTCTAAACAAGGAGATGACAATGATCCCTGGCAATCTTTGCAAACTCAAGGCCTGAATCTAAATTGA